One part of the Pseudoalteromonas aliena SW19 genome encodes these proteins:
- a CDS encoding D-2-hydroxyacid dehydrogenase, protein MNITILDNATLAKTSLTCIEQLGKLTTYELTSPEQVIEHCQDADVLITNKVVLNRKTISQLKKLKLICVSATGTNNVDLEAAKEFSIAVTNVAGYSTPSVVQHTFSLITNLLGNTHRYQADCQQGAWQKSDMFCILDYSFNDLQGKTFAIIGGGTLGQGVAKVAEAFGANVIIAERKGAACRDGRTPFEEAIQIADIISVHCPLTDETRDLIALNELKMMKPSCIIINTARGGIINEVDLATALEQNIIAGAGVDVLTKEPAELSNPLANYKGNNLLLTPHIAWASTESIVRLINEVSLNIAAFTKGESRNRLV, encoded by the coding sequence ATGAACATTACTATTCTTGATAACGCAACGTTAGCTAAAACGTCTCTTACTTGTATTGAACAACTTGGTAAATTAACGACTTATGAGCTTACCAGCCCAGAGCAAGTTATTGAACATTGCCAAGACGCTGATGTATTAATAACTAATAAAGTAGTTTTAAATCGGAAAACGATTAGCCAATTAAAAAAATTAAAACTTATTTGTGTGAGTGCTACAGGGACTAATAATGTTGATTTAGAGGCCGCTAAAGAGTTTAGTATTGCTGTTACTAACGTAGCAGGCTATTCCACACCTTCAGTTGTTCAGCATACATTTTCTTTAATTACTAACTTACTGGGTAATACACACCGCTACCAGGCAGATTGTCAGCAAGGCGCGTGGCAAAAAAGTGACATGTTTTGCATACTCGATTACAGCTTTAACGACTTACAAGGCAAAACATTTGCCATTATAGGCGGTGGTACGTTAGGTCAAGGCGTAGCTAAAGTGGCTGAGGCATTTGGTGCTAATGTTATTATTGCCGAGCGTAAAGGCGCTGCATGTCGCGATGGTCGAACCCCTTTTGAAGAGGCCATTCAAATAGCCGATATAATCAGCGTACACTGCCCGCTAACAGATGAAACTCGTGATTTAATTGCACTTAATGAGCTTAAAATGATGAAACCAAGCTGTATTATAATTAATACAGCGCGCGGCGGTATAATCAATGAAGTCGACTTAGCTACAGCGCTTGAGCAAAACATAATTGCTGGAGCCGGTGTTGATGTACTAACTAAAGAACCTGCTGAGCTTTCAAACCCGCTTGCTAATTATAAAGGTAATAACCTTTTACTTACTCCACATATAGCATGGGCAAGCACTGAATCTATTGTGCGTTTAATTAATGAAGTAAGTTTAAATATTGCTGCATTTACCAAAGGCGAATCACGCAACCGCTTGGTGTAA
- a CDS encoding DUF3192 domain-containing protein — translation MKKSLLAAALIAPFLTGCVIAVSDGEAETHWAGKNSSSWQVQHKNNREAISELKMDSSYHSVLAQLKTPNFTELLKKDDDVYQVLFYVTHSKHSDSKTTKDECTPLVFKNDKLVGIGETALGMITQ, via the coding sequence ATGAAAAAATCACTTTTAGCAGCCGCTTTAATCGCTCCATTTTTAACAGGCTGTGTTATTGCCGTATCAGATGGTGAAGCTGAGACTCATTGGGCTGGTAAGAATTCATCTAGCTGGCAAGTACAACATAAAAATAATCGTGAAGCTATATCAGAGCTAAAAATGGATAGCAGTTATCACTCTGTTTTAGCGCAATTAAAAACGCCTAATTTCACAGAGCTATTAAAAAAAGATGACGATGTATACCAAGTACTTTTTTATGTAACTCATAGCAAGCATTCAGATTCTAAAACAACGAAAGATGAATGTACGCCACTTGTATTTAAAAATGATAAGTTAGTGGGCATTGGTGAAACCGCTTTAGGTATGATCACGCAGTAA
- a CDS encoding GGDEF domain-containing response regulator produces MSKKAKVLIVDDDPINRLVLEKTLNVEHDVFLVESGEKALIFVETMQVDLIILDVVMPGLNGYEVLVKLKENPITHAIPVIFISANHSHEDESKGLELGAMDYITKPFSVSIVRVRVRNQLLIKQKNDLLEMLASIDGLTEIPNRRYLDENLSREWQKSKRSGLPLSVILMDIDHFKRYNDYYGHRAGDDCLKKVAHALVGQCERGNDFIARYGGEEFAAVLPEIGKLEAVAFASKLRKAVNSLNIEHTGSINANHITISIGIATTESGKIGAEQTLLEEADIGLYAAKDAGRDRIVAR; encoded by the coding sequence ATGTCAAAAAAAGCGAAAGTACTGATTGTTGATGACGATCCTATCAATCGGTTAGTACTAGAGAAAACATTGAATGTTGAGCATGACGTATTTTTAGTTGAAAGCGGTGAAAAAGCGCTGATCTTTGTAGAAACAATGCAAGTTGACTTAATTATACTTGATGTAGTGATGCCAGGGCTTAATGGTTATGAAGTATTAGTTAAGCTAAAAGAAAACCCAATCACACACGCGATACCAGTTATTTTTATATCCGCTAATCACAGCCATGAAGATGAATCTAAAGGTTTAGAACTTGGTGCTATGGATTATATAACTAAGCCATTTAGCGTCTCTATAGTTCGCGTAAGGGTACGTAATCAGTTATTAATAAAGCAAAAAAATGACTTGCTAGAAATGCTAGCTTCAATAGATGGCTTAACAGAAATACCGAATAGACGTTATCTTGACGAAAACCTCTCCCGTGAGTGGCAAAAAAGCAAACGCAGTGGCTTACCTCTTTCCGTTATACTTATGGATATAGATCACTTTAAGCGCTACAACGATTATTACGGACATCGTGCTGGTGATGATTGTTTAAAAAAAGTAGCCCATGCGTTGGTTGGTCAGTGTGAGCGCGGAAACGATTTTATAGCTCGCTATGGCGGGGAAGAATTTGCTGCTGTATTACCCGAAATAGGTAAGTTGGAGGCCGTCGCATTTGCAAGTAAATTACGAAAAGCAGTTAATAGTTTAAACATAGAGCATACAGGCTCAATCAACGCTAACCACATCACTATTAGTATTGGTATAGCAACGACTGAAAGTGGCAAAATAGGCGCAGAGCAGACTCTTTTAGAAGAAGCTGACATAGGGCTGTATGCTGCTAAGGATGCAGGGCGAGATAGGATAGTCGCACGCTAA